The following coding sequences lie in one Bacteroidota bacterium genomic window:
- a CDS encoding type I restriction enzyme HsdR N-terminal domain-containing protein, which produces MNWFKTRSEGGRIEVFDPLRRKYVTLTPEEEVRQLTAHRLVTEYGYPPGRIAPEYTLKGQKLERRCDLLVFSSSTQPWMMVECKAAGVRLNQSTLDQVIAYSLLLPVQYVLITNGIEQYCAKLGQNGESFLFLDKMPAYE; this is translated from the coding sequence ATGAACTGGTTTAAAACCCGCTCAGAAGGTGGCCGCATCGAGGTGTTCGATCCCTTGCGCCGCAAATACGTGACGCTCACCCCCGAGGAAGAGGTGCGCCAGCTCACCGCTCACCGGCTTGTCACCGAGTACGGGTATCCCCCTGGCCGGATTGCGCCCGAATACACCCTGAAGGGTCAAAAACTGGAACGTCGCTGCGACTTGCTGGTGTTCTCGTCCAGCACCCAACCCTGGATGATGGTGGAATGCAAAGCTGCAGGGGTACGCCTCAACCAGTCAACCCTTGATCAGGTCATCGCCTACAGTCTTTTGCTTCCGGTGCAATATGTATTGATTACCAATGGAATAGAACAATATTGCGCTAAGCTTGGCCAAAACGGTGAAAGTTTTCTGTTTCTTGATAAAATGCCTGCGTATGAATGA